Proteins encoded in a region of the Elaeis guineensis isolate ETL-2024a chromosome 7, EG11, whole genome shotgun sequence genome:
- the LOC140859433 gene encoding tetrahydroberberine oxidase-like, translated as MAISAFGNLAIISLLLLTATSAITASNTAHENFHQCFLNHTQLSNASCHVVYTPNTTAYNTVLRSSIQNIRFLYSSTTKKPVLIVTPTNESHVQASVVCSRKYGLNIRVRSGGHDYEGMSYVSDDEVFIIVDLANLRSIKVDAEHGTAWVQAGATLGELYYAIGVNNKTTGFTAGVCPTIGVGGHISGGGIGTISRKYGTAADNVIDAQLVDADGRLLNRESMGEDLFWAIRGGGAASFGIVLSYKIKLAYVPPIVTAFNINRNLRQNATYLVSRWQQIAEKFDENLFMRVIALAVDDSTTGNRTIQALFNTLFLGTCKELVPLMEKSFPELGFEAKDCSGSEMSWLESVLFFAGYSNKSLNILLDRKPEYNSSFKAKSDFVREPIPETEWEKIWKFLLEAKDEPLVMIMDPYGGKLSEISESAIPFPHRKGNLYKIQYFMRWFEIDPAVTKRHLDWMRKLYAFMTPYVSSLPRAAYLNYKDIDLGRTVKHTTYKDARVWGTKYFKNNFKRLAYVKDKVDPSNFFRNEQSIPPLLVL; from the coding sequence ATGGCAATATCAGCCTTTGGAAACCTTGCAATTATTTCTCTCTTGCTTCTAACAGCTACATCTGCCATCACAGCTTCCAATACAGCCCATGAAAACTTCCACCAATGCTTCCTAAACCACACTCAACTCTCCAATGCCTCCTGCCATGTAGTGTATACCCCAAATACCACTGCCTACAACACTGTCCTTCGATCATCCATCCAAAATATCCGTTTCCTCTACTCATCCACTACAAAGAAGCCTGTCCTCATTGTCACACCAACAAATGAATCCCACGTTCAAGCCTCTGTCGTCTGCAGCAGAAAGTATGGCCTTAATATCAGGGTCCGGAGCGGTGGCCATGATTATGAGGGCATGTCTTATGTTTCAGACGATGAGGTGTTCATCATCGTCGACCTTGCTAACCTCCGATCGATCAAGGTCGATGCAGAGCATGGCACCGCTTGGGTTCAGGCTGGTGCAACACTCGGAGAACTTTATTACGCAATTGGAGTGAACAACAAGACCACTGGTTTCACTGCAGGAGTATGTCCTACCATCGGAGTCGGTGGCCACATCAGTGGCGGTGGAATCGGGACCATATCAAGGAAGTATGGTACAGCTGCCGATAATGTGATCGATGCGCAATTGGTTGATGCCGATGGTAGGCTCCTGAACCGAGAATCTATGGGTGAGGATCTGTTTTGGGCCATAAGAGGAGGCGGTGCAGCAAGCTTTGGCATTGTCCTCTCCTATAAAATCAAGTTGGCGTATGTTCCACCTATAGTCACTGCATTTAATATTAACAGAAATTTGAGGCAAAATGCTACGTACCTTGTAAGCAGGTGGCAGCAAATTGCAGAAAAGTTCGATGAGAATCTTTTCATGAGAGTTATAGCTCTAGCTGTTGATGACTCAACAACAGGAAATAGAACCATTCAAGCTCTGTTCAACACTCTTTTCCTTGGAACATGCAAAGAACTTGTCCCCTTGATGGAAAAGAGCTTTCCCGAACTGGGTTTTGAGGCCAAGGACTGCTCAGGTTCGGAGATGAGTTGGTTGGAATCTGTTCTCTTCTTTGCAGGCTACAGCAATAAAAGTCTAAACATCTTATTGGACAGGAAACCTGAATACAACAGCTCTTTTAAAGCTAAATCAGACTTTGTGAGAGAGCCAATTCCTGAGACCGAGTGGGAAAAGATATGGAAATTTCTTCTGGAAGCGAAAGATGAGCCCCTGGTGATGATAATGGATCCCTATGGTGGAAAACTGAGTGAGATTTCAGAATCTGCAATTCCTTTCCCTCACAGGAAGGGAAATCTGTATAAAATTCAGTACTTCATGAGGTGGTTTGAGATAGATCCTGCAGTGACAAAAAGGCATCTAGATTGGATGAGGAagttgtatgccttcatgactcCATACGTCTCTAGCCTTCCAAGGGCTGCCTATCTCAACTACAAGGATATTGACTTGGGTAGAACCGTCAAACATACAACTTACAAAGACGCAAGGGTTTGGGGTACAAAGTATTTCAAGAATAACTTCAAAAGATTGGCATATGTGAAGGATAAGGTTGATCCAAGCAACTTCTTCAGGAACGAACAGAGCATCCCACCCCTTCTGGTTCTGTAA